A single window of Mugil cephalus isolate CIBA_MC_2020 chromosome 1, CIBA_Mcephalus_1.1, whole genome shotgun sequence DNA harbors:
- the ubiad1 gene encoding ubiA prenyltransferase domain-containing protein 1, with translation MAEEQMQSRVETFVLAGSNGHNGQQWRTGMNNVVHHHPEATNHMSRMARVASDVRHKCAAYVLALRPWSFSASLTPVALGSALAYKLEGSVDLVILMVCAVAVLVVHGAGNLVNTYYDFSKGIDHKKSDDRTLVDEILAPQDVVMFGALLYSLGCLCATLLYFLSTLRLEHLALIYFGGLSSSFLYTGGIGLKYVALGDVVILITFGPLAVMFAHAVQVGYLSVLPLVYAVPLALNTEAILHSNNTRDMDSDKQAGIVTLAILVGPTLSYILYNLLLFAPYVVFCILATRYTISMALPLLTLPMAFPLEKQFRSRFYAKIPQKTAKLNLLMGLFYVFGIILAPPGSLPLL, from the exons ATGGCTGAAGAGCAGATGCAAAGCAGGGTAGAAACATTTGTCCTGGCTGGATCGAATGGCCATAATGGCCAACAGTGGCGGACCGGTATGAATAACGTGGTGCACCATCATCCTGAAGCCACCAACCACATGTCCAGGATGGCCCGCGTTGCCTCAGATGTCAGGCATAAATGTGCGGCCTATGTTCTCGCACTGAGGCCGTGGAGCTTCAGTGCCTCGCTCACACCCGTGGCCCTTGGCAGCGCCTTGGCGTACAAACTGGAGGGCTCTGTGGACCTGGTCATCCTGATGGTGTGCGCGGTGGCCGTCCTCGTGGTCCACGGAGCAGGAAACCTTGTGAACACCTACTATGACTTCTCCAAAGGGATTGATCACAAGAAGAGTGATGATAGAACTCTAGTGGATGAAATCTTGGCGCCACAGGATGTTGTTATGTTTGGTGCTTTGTTATATTCTTTGGGGTGCTTGTGTGCCACTCTGCTCTACTTCCTGTCTACGCTTAGATTGGAGCACCTAgctcttatttattttggggGACTTTCCAGCTCTTTTTTGTACACTGGCG GCATCGGCCTCAAGTACGTCGCCTTGGGAGATGTAGTGATCCTCATTACTTTCGGCCCTCTGGCAGTCATGTTTGCTCATGCGGTACAGGTTGGCTACCTCTCGGTGCTGCCGCTGGTGTATGCCGTCCCGCTGGCCCTCAACACGGAAGCCATCctccacagcaacaacaccaGAGACATGGACTCGGACAAGCAGGCTGGCATCGTCACCCTGGCCATCCTCGTAGGCCCCACGCTCTCTTATATCCTCTACAACCTCCTGCTCTTTGCCCCCTATGTGGTCTTCTGCATCCTCGCCACACGGTACACCATCAGCATGGCACTGCCTCTGCTCACGCTGCCCATGGCCTTCCCTCTGGAGAAGCAGTTCCGCAGTCGATTCTACGCCAAGATCCCCCAGAAAACAGCCAAGCTCAACCTACTCATGGGACTCTTCTACGTGTTCGGGATCATCCTGGCACCTCCTGGCAGCTTGCCATTACTGTGA